The following are from one region of the Variovorax sp. PBL-H6 genome:
- the radC gene encoding RadC family protein yields the protein MVQMKLSFDNINSDESLYVRDADGVYQVATAAQVLAGARKAADSLALPGQQFSSPQAVKDFLVAKLAGIEHEVFGVIFTDSQHRLIAYKEMFSGTIDAASVYPREIVKTALRLNASALIFTHNHPSGIASPSEADKRLTARLKEALSLIDARVLDHIIVAGSSTLSFAEHGLL from the coding sequence ATGGTTCAGATGAAGCTGTCTTTCGACAACATCAACAGCGACGAGTCGCTGTATGTCCGAGACGCTGACGGCGTATATCAGGTTGCCACCGCCGCCCAGGTTCTGGCCGGCGCTCGCAAGGCCGCCGACTCGCTGGCCCTTCCGGGCCAACAATTCAGCAGCCCGCAGGCAGTCAAAGACTTCCTGGTCGCCAAGCTGGCGGGCATCGAACACGAAGTGTTCGGCGTCATTTTCACCGACAGCCAACATCGGCTGATCGCCTACAAAGAGATGTTCAGCGGCACCATTGATGCCGCGTCCGTGTATCCACGGGAAATCGTGAAAACCGCCTTGCGGCTGAACGCTTCCGCGCTCATTTTCACTCACAACCACCCAAGTGGCATCGCTTCACCTAGCGAAGCTGATAAGCGCCTAACGGCCCGGCTCAAAGAGGCGTTGAGCCTTATAGACGCGCGCGTGCTCGACCACATCATTGTGGCCGGCTCCAGCACGCTATCGTTCGCCGAACACGGCCTTCTATGA
- the kleA gene encoding stable inheritance protein KleA: MTHQQVQFEKPAQASSRAEVEQQKTGGMKPMKNKVMAWVDVLPGVEATGLQAKRDDIAELMAEAAELTRKAEELRSRAYFAACSLEGEARSRWTLEQIDAAKRNA, translated from the coding sequence ATGACTCACCAACAAGTTCAGTTTGAAAAGCCGGCTCAAGCATCTAGCAGAGCAGAGGTTGAACAGCAGAAAACCGGGGGAATGAAGCCGATGAAAAACAAGGTAATGGCGTGGGTGGACGTGCTGCCGGGCGTGGAAGCGACGGGGCTTCAGGCCAAGCGTGACGACATCGCCGAGCTGATGGCCGAGGCGGCCGAGCTGACCCGCAAAGCCGAGGAACTGCGCAGCCGGGCCTATTTCGCCGCGTGCAGCCTCGAAGGCGAAGCCCGCAGCCGCTGGACGCTGGAGCAGATCGACGCAGCCAAGCGCAACGCCTGA